The Falco cherrug isolate bFalChe1 chromosome 3, bFalChe1.pri, whole genome shotgun sequence genome segment CTTGACAGTATGTCCCCTGCATTTTGTAACAGTGTTGTTCTTGCAAAATTATAACTGTGAATATAAGACAATTGCTTCTAACAGTGATAAGGCTCCCACTTCAATAACAGTCTTCTGCTCTTATCTCTTTTGGAGTACTATTGCAGTATGAACTTATTGTCTGTGAGTATTagccacagcacagaaaacaagaaagaaatgtgtttggaaAGGAGCATGCCTAGTGCTTAATACTATAAAAAGCTCATAATGAATTTTAGATCAGAAACACTGTTCCGTTAGAAAGACAAAAGCAGACCACTAGATGGTGGTAAAAACCCAAGCCTTTGCTAACAAAACCTGTGAAAAGAGAAGTTCAGAGGGGCaaagaaggggaggaggagctACAGTTTGGGTACTGAAGTCATTATTGCTTGGAGTCTATAAAAAGGCAGTTGCACAGTAAGTAATTTATATATGGTCAGCCTTGACTCTACGGATTTActcattcctttttctctgtttttgtcACCTCTTCCTACCAAGGAATCCCGAGCCCCAGATGTCAGGTGAGGAGGGGGCTGAAACTTCTGCTCTGTGGAGGAAAGGTTGCAGGCGATGAAGAGcaagagcagctgaaggaacagcTCTGGTAAATAGGTACAGTTAATTCTTGATTACAAATAAAAGgttacttttaaaaactgagcATTAACTTGATatgctttgaattttatttgcaaCTGTCAGCTTTAAGTGTTCCCCTTGTTAAGAATCTGATGGCTTACAGCTTTGCCCTGAACATTGCAAAAGTGCACTGAATAAAATATGATCTGAAATagagaacttttattttttaattacagaattCCACCCATACCAATTCTTAATTCATAACCTTAGTGTACCCTGAAATGTATGGATTTGTCTTCATTATGTCAGCATGTTAGTATTGCACAGGTAAACTGTTTATAACACAGTTCATGTGAACTTAAGAAGGACAAAGgtcaggaaagcatttaaatcttttcctgaaaatgttCAATTCTTAATTGTGGCAATAATTTAAACTTTGGTATGTTGTATTCCAGTGAGCAGGTTCTGCTGAACCTAATACTATATCTTCCTGCATTTCTGGGGTCTGAGAATTGAGACTTTGAAaactgtttgttgtttggtgttCAGCAGAATTTCCAGGACATTGTGCTCACTTCTGCAGGACAGAATAGAATAAACAAAACTATGAATGAAGAGTGCATGAATCTCTTTGCTATCTATCCTTACTGTGAAATTAAACCACAAATTAACAAAGCTCTGAGCCAATCAGAGATTAATTTAGAATCAGTAGAGGAATATGGCATGGAAGAAATGGGATGTGTACAAGCcaaattaaatagaaatggGTGATATTTGTTTTGTCAACTTCTGCCTGTTCTCGTCATGCtatattttttttggcagggtCTTATGCCttttggaaaatgcatttatcaCACTCCTTGGCAAGTCCCTCAGAAAGAACAGAACGTGTTTGCTTCCAGAGATGAACACGTCCTCTCAGCTGTATGTTTCTGAACTAAACCCGAGTGCCTCTGGTAGCAACTTTACTGTGCCTACTGTCAAGAGCAAGTCATCGCCATGTGAGCAAGTGGTCATTGCAGCTGAGGTGTTCCTAACTCTGGGCATTGTAAGCCTCCTTGAAAATATCTTAGTTATATGTGCAATAGTTAAGAACAAGAACTTGCATTCAcccatgtatttttttgtttgcagtttaGCAGTGGCTGACATGCTGGTTAGTGTGTCCAATGCTTGGGAGACCATAACGATATACTTAATAAACAATAGACACATAATTATAGAAGATACCTTTGTTCGTCATATAGACAATGTCTTTGATTCAATGATCTGCATATCTGTGGTGGCTTCCATGTGCAGTTTGCTGGCTATAGCAGTAGACAGGTATATCACTATCTTCTATGCCCTACGTTATCACAACATCATGACAGTGAAAAGATCAGGGCTTATTATTGCATGCATCTGGACCTTTTGTACGGGCTGTGGCATTATCTTCATTCTTTATTATGAATCAACTTACGTGATCATTTGTCTCATCACCATGTTTTTTACCATGTTGATCCTCATGGTCTCACTGTACATCCATATGTTCCTCCTGGCTCGTACTCATGTGAAGAAAATAGCTGCTTTGCCTGGGTACAACTCTGTCCGTCAAAGAACCAGCATGAAAGGAGCCATCACTCTGACTATGCTTCTTGGCATCTTCATTGTTTGCTGGGCTCCATTCTTCCTTCATCTCATCCTGATGATCTCCTGCCCTCAAAACCTGTACTGCGTCTGCTTCATGTCTCATTTCAACATGTACCTCATTCTCATTATGTGCAACTCAGTGATTGATCCCTTGATCTATGCCTTTCGTAGCCAGGAAATGAGGAAAACCTTCAAAGAGATAATTTGTTGCTATAGCCTGAGAATGGTCTGTGGGTTATCCAACAagtattaagaaaacaaaaccaaaccagggAAGTGAATGGAAATGCAACATCTTGCCACATCTTGTTATTCTGCTGAAATGCCTATAGAACAACTTTCTCCGTTTAGCTGTCATGATTTCTGCAGCCATCAGAAACCATTTTTAATAtgttattttgcctttctttccctccacaCACCTCTCTCACAGTGGTAGTAGGTGTTGCTCCATGCATTTGTATTACAGGGAGAAACAATATTTTGAATCTCATTTAACCTACTGAAGAATGGATCTTACGAGAGGATTATACAGGGAAAgccttattttgctttctgctaaATGCAATGTGTGACCTGCCATGCAAATGAGCCCATCAGCCTCTCAGTGTGTATTTCTCTTTATAATCTTTGTCTCTCTAGATAAAGCATGGATTATTTTGATGCCCAGaattaacaggtttttttgctatttccTTCTGAAGACATAAAATCAGAGAAGTAGCTCCAGTTATGAGGGTTCACATACCTCGCTCAACAGTCATAACCAAAATATGCACATATCAGCAGTCTCGTATTCCAGTCATAACTGTTACTGTCATGTGTTACGTAAGAGGACAGTGTTACCACGAGATTTTCCAGGTTGGATACGGTACTTTGTCGTATCTCACTGTATGTGTTCTTGTCGCTGTGGGCTAAGATGTACCATAGGTGGATTTTCAGGCTGAATATGAAGACTGAGCTGAATCTAGTTTGTCTAGTTTTTTTATTCCCCAGGCTAGGGAAGTGAAAGGTACATTGCCTCTAGATGGTCATGTCACATTTTGTGGTGATGGAAAGACTAGGTGAGTGGCTGCCTTTATGTAGACATTAGAAAAGTGTTTCAGCTAGAAGTAGCTTTTGTTACTGAAGAAAGCTGCGCTGTAGATTGCGTCTTTCAAGCTGGGAGAGCAAAACAAGTTTGATGGTCAGAAGGCATAGCAGGCAATAGCAAAACAGGGATTTCAAAACCTCAGGCACATGTAGCAATAACAGAGTCCTGACTTTTGTTccccaaacaaataatttttgtctttattgaGAGGATTCTGAGGTGAAACCCCCATGCCTTCTGTGTGGATAATTCACATCTAATCATGCTCTTATAAACATGCTGCTCTGCAACAGCTGTGTAATGTACAAGATACTGGATTTATCACAGATAAGGAAGTGCAACTGTGGCATTGATTTCTTGATGCTAATCGATGGTACATATCTTGCACTACGATATAagctaagaaaatatttcaaggtaCCCTACTGACTAGATATCAGAAAACAGCTTGGAAAGATGaattatttcttccaaaaagctgaaagaatagCCCTTATTATACTTGGTTTAGGCATGCTCTAAAACTGTTGTTGTCAATAGAAGGACTATGATTGATTCTATGGGCCTTAGGCTATACCTTCAAGGTGGAAGTCCTGATTAGGTGTTACGAAAGTTTTTTATCATAACAGTGGTTAAACATGGGGACATGCGCCCAACACTTGTgcaatctccatccttggagatattcagaacttggctggacacagccctgaacAATCTGCTGTAAGCTGACTCAAACTTTGAAGGTGGCTCTGCTTTGGGTGATTGGGAATGGATGGCatccaaaggtcccttccagccaaAGTTATTCTGTGATCTCATGAAACCGTTTGTATATTATGATAAAActatcattttttcccctcctaatttaatctgttttataaGAAGAATTGTAAAATATTCTCCTCCACACATTTAGAAAGATAGCATACATGAGTGGGAATTTTATTCTCAGTGGAGACACCATATTAAGTTGACTGTAAATATAATGGTTATATCAGTGCACTAAGTGCTGGAATCTTCCTTcagctgtatttgaaaatgtgatttcagaGGTATTTGTGGTCAGTAGTGAGAATCTTGCCTTGTTTCAGTCCACCTCTTAACCCTATCTATAAATAGCAGCTAAGAATGGGCTCTTGCTGCTATGAATATTAATAGCAAAAGGAGACAGTTCAACTGCATAGTGAAAAGCACCAGCTGATTTTGTAAATAATTCATTAAATCTTCACTATGTATTGCAAATAAGACAGTCTTGTACATAATTGTAAATCAACAAAGAGGAAGCCAAAACTGTAATAGCTTTGGGTATTTTCTTGAATTGTACATTACTTTCTTGTTGGAATTTTATTTGGTGTATAAACACAGACATATGAAGAAACTATTAAACTGGATTGCTGGAAAACCCACTATTATTTGTTATTAATTGTAATGTGTCTACTAACTTTATAGATTATTGACAGAGGGAATATTACATTACAGGCTTTCACTTCTCAATTTAAACAGATGCCTTATTAAGAAACACATTCCGAGAGTTACAGATTAATACAATGTATTTACATTCATACCTGTGGTCCTCTAGGTGTCAGCACGACATCCTCAGTATAAGTCTTACAGGTGGGGGAGCTAAAACAGTTTAAGGGGgaaatgaaagtattttcaagaaCAGGCTAGAAAAGTTCCTGCAAAAAACATGCTGTTCACACTACAGgaataaacataaaatacatgCCTCTGTGGGGCTATGACATGTTTAGCTGCAGAATAAAACCACAATTTAGCatgctttcatttctgtcagAGTTTGGAAAACACTATGTATTCTGATAGATTGGGACAAGCAAGCATtgtctgtgtatgtatgtgtatgacTGTCAAAGGAGAGTCATGAAAAAATTAGCTGCTAGGCTGTCATTGCACCACGTCCCCACAGCTAATGATACTACTCTTGCTTATATAGCCAGTCATTTACAGTTTATTATCAGTCATTGGAAAGAGGCTTAAATCACACTATTTCTGTCCCAGAGCTCCGAACTCAACTTCTATGGCCCAGTGCTACTTTGATGACTGAACACTTCACTGCTTCTAACTTGTGTGTCactattttaaagtttttaatataaaattattctgaactCACTCCTGTTTCAGGTGGGGTCAACTTCTATAAACTCATCCGCATTTTAAGTAGATTAGTAGGAGCAgggagaatattaaaaaaaccccaaccaatcCAGCATTTCTAGCTGCATCAGAACCTCACCTAGCAAAGCAGAAGACTGGATTCTTTAATCTATAATAATGCAAAGGGTGGTTGATGGTAGGCAAGTTGCTCTGCTTCCATATTACACTGAAGTACTTCATATGTTGCTCTAAGTTTTGCTTGCTTTAGTAGATTGAAGTAAAAGGTTGGCTTTTGCAAATGATGGCATTGCCTGGATAATTCTCTACCCAGCATACTCCTATACTAGCATTAGGAAAAACTGAATCTTTTTTCCAGGCCAAGGCCACAGTAAAATACTTGCAAATACTAGTTTTGCAGCAGCATTAGCATCTCCTTTAACACAAAACAGTAATAACTGAATGGAACAAAGAGACAGTATGTATGATCCTGGGCTTTATGATCCTGCTTCCCAAATGGGCACAGTCTGTCACAAAGGGCTCTAACTACTGAGTACTACTACCTGCGGACCCGGGCTGCAAGCGAGGGGTGATTGCTTTCAGCTCTACAACCTATAGGCCTGCACCATCTGTGCCACCAGTGTCTCACTGCCTTTTCAGAATGGGTTGCATGTTCCCACTTCTTAGTCTTTTGCTCTTAGAAAACCTTCTCTGAGTGGTGCTCTGGAGTTTTTAGTtgtgtttttcaggaaaatatgcaaaataagtGCAGAAACCACAGGAATTTTCTGAGCACACAGACTTTAAGAAGGCAGAAAAGGTTTATACATCGTTGGGGAAGCAACCAGCTCCCTCACACAGTCTGGTCTCTGAAATCTCAAAGGACTCTGTTCTGTCTCCAAAGTCTTGTTGGAGATTCTGCCTCTCCTTCAGTGAATCCTCCTCTTTGCTGCTGAGCTTCTTGTACAGAAGACCAGCTCATGGTGACCACTGCTGTGTTCAGGGATTGTAACTGACAGTTCCAGACTTCAGCTGTGTTCATTTGCATGCACAGTGCCCCTTCTGTTTGGCAGGGTGGGTGAATAAAGTATGGGAACATGGATGTGGAAATGGGGATCCCCACATCAGGGACAGAGTCATGCAGGCTgcggcagagctgcctgtgtaAGTTCCATGCTAGGTTATCTCCACGTCCTTGTTTTCTAATCTTATCATGTGTTACATCCTGAGCTGTGTGCATCTCGGATACAGCTCGTTATTCATAcaggacagaaaaggagaatCCGCggtatgtatatgtgtgtctATACTTACATACATGCCTACATGTGTATGAGTTCTTACAAATACAGAGTACAATCGCAAATGACATCTGCATATGAAATGTATATGAGAAGGTATAGTTTCTCTTTCTGCAACCGTTCTGTTCTTTGTCatccaattattttttatactaCTTTCCAGTTTGCAGCTTTTTTCTCACATATTTCCTCAACCTGTGAATGAACTGGCAACAGTCTAAATCTCAAGCAGAAAAGAACCCTCAAATCCTTTTTGCATCctgagcttttgaaaattatagTGAATCAGTGTGACAGAACAAAGAGTTCTCCTAGCACCTGTCACACTAAACATCTAGTAAAATCTGGATTCTTATGGTCCTTAAGCACTATCCCTAGAACAGTTTCTTCTTGAGCTGCTTGCATAAAAACCCCTAAGAATGTGCACTGAGCACTGAGAGTGAAGGGTTTCCACCAAAACAGAGAGCAGCTGTTTAGGGGAATTATACAAAATTCGGACTGTATATGGTAATCGTCTGGAATGCCCTTACAAGGTACCGTTTAGGGACTTCTTGGGCAGGAGGTTGTATTTAAAGCTTTGTGACTGATAGCTCTCAATGAATGTTTCTTATACGAATTTACCTAATCACTTTTGGATCTCTTTATACTCATCTGCAATGTCGATTGCAATAAATTCTACAGTTTAGATATGCTGTGTGgaaaaatgttggttttgtgttttttttctctcataaaACATCTGCTTGGAAATTTTCTTCAAGGCCTCCAAGTCCTTACATTGTAAAGAAGATAAATAACTGGTCCCCTTCCACTTTCCCTGTGCCATTCATTTTCCTACTCGCCTATATACCCTTATaaagtttctcttttcccaCCA includes the following:
- the MC5R gene encoding melanocortin receptor 5 isoform X2; the protein is MLVSVSNAWETITIYLINNRHIIIEDTFVRHIDNVFDSMICISVVASMCSLLAIAVDRYITIFYALRYHNIMTVKRSGLIIACIWTFCTGCGIIFILYYESTYVIICLITMFFTMLILMVSLYIHMFLLARTHVKKIAALPGYNSVRQRTSMKGAITLTMLLGIFIVCWAPFFLHLILMISCPQNLYCVCFMSHFNMYLILIMCNSVIDPLIYAFRSQEMRKTFKEIICCYSLRMVCGLSNKY
- the MC5R gene encoding melanocortin receptor 5 isoform X1 — its product is MNTSSQLYVSELNPSASGSNFTVPTVKSKSSPCEQVVIAAEVFLTLGIVSLLENILVICAIVKNKNLHSPMYFFVCSLAVADMLVSVSNAWETITIYLINNRHIIIEDTFVRHIDNVFDSMICISVVASMCSLLAIAVDRYITIFYALRYHNIMTVKRSGLIIACIWTFCTGCGIIFILYYESTYVIICLITMFFTMLILMVSLYIHMFLLARTHVKKIAALPGYNSVRQRTSMKGAITLTMLLGIFIVCWAPFFLHLILMISCPQNLYCVCFMSHFNMYLILIMCNSVIDPLIYAFRSQEMRKTFKEIICCYSLRMVCGLSNKY